From a region of the Fischerella sp. JS2 genome:
- a CDS encoding glycosyltransferase, whose amino-acid sequence MYLDNVDGDRKENRCSVSIIVPCFNESEGIAALKTKLLPVVEKIRDCRLVEIICIDDGSTDDTYLQLQNYLGQAAEIIRHPKNKGLSVATQTGLGAAKGDIICVMDSDCTYDPKYLIDLLDLMRPGIDIVTASPYHPQGRVKNVPSWRLFLSKGLSQIYRIVLPQKLYTYTSMFRAYRREILEKIPITYPGFLGLVEIVAEAMLCGYKVVELPTELSNRIYGQSKLRVVKVIWSHLKYIGKLTFRRLFVAQPSRVILYKYK is encoded by the coding sequence ATGTATTTAGATAATGTAGATGGTGACAGAAAAGAAAATCGATGCTCAGTTAGCATTATTGTTCCCTGCTTCAATGAATCTGAAGGTATTGCGGCACTCAAGACAAAATTGTTACCTGTGGTAGAAAAAATACGTGACTGTAGATTGGTAGAAATAATTTGTATAGATGACGGTAGTACTGACGATACTTATCTACAATTACAAAATTACCTTGGACAAGCCGCTGAGATCATCCGCCATCCCAAAAATAAAGGACTTTCAGTCGCAACCCAAACCGGATTAGGAGCAGCAAAAGGCGATATCATCTGTGTTATGGATAGTGACTGCACATATGATCCCAAATATCTAATTGACCTTTTAGATTTAATGCGTCCTGGTATAGATATCGTTACCGCATCTCCTTATCATCCTCAAGGTCGTGTTAAAAATGTCCCTTCTTGGCGTTTATTTCTTAGTAAAGGTTTATCACAAATATATAGAATAGTTTTGCCACAAAAACTTTATACCTATACTAGTATGTTTCGTGCTTACCGACGTGAAATTCTTGAGAAAATACCCATTACTTATCCAGGTTTTTTAGGGTTAGTAGAGATTGTTGCTGAAGCAATGTTGTGTGGATATAAAGTAGTTGAATTACCTACAGAGTTAAGTAATCGCATCTATGGACAATCAAAACTACGCGTAGTGAAAGTAATTTGGAGTCATTTAAAGTATATTGGCAAGTTAACATTCAGACGTTTATTTGTGGCACAACCAAGTAGAGTTATCCTCTACAAATATAAATAA
- the wecB gene encoding non-hydrolyzing UDP-N-acetylglucosamine 2-epimerase, which produces MKIVTILGARPQFVKASVVSCAFRQVGIEEIIVHTGQHFDARMSDIFFKDLDLPQPDYHLNIHSLNHGAMTGRMMEKIEELLLQNRPNWICVYGDTNSTLAGALVAAKLYIPLAHIEAGLRSFNREMPEEVNRVVTDHLAQLLFAPTPLAIECLQKEGIVQGIHLVGDVMMDAILTFKLKANNSSNILSKYQLNPQTFYLATIHRPSNTDNRDRLSSILKSLTELDLPVVFPIHPRTQAQVQKQGLDFYLESSKILAIPPVSYLDMLVLESNCQGLITDSGGMQKEAYILGRPCFTMRNETEWKETVEAGWNKLVQPETLKEAIANFIPPSQSPLFYGEGNAATKITEVLLNERN; this is translated from the coding sequence ATGAAAATAGTAACAATCTTAGGTGCAAGACCACAATTTGTGAAAGCGTCGGTAGTTAGTTGTGCGTTCCGTCAAGTAGGAATTGAGGAAATAATTGTTCACACAGGTCAGCACTTTGATGCGCGCATGTCTGATATCTTTTTCAAAGATCTAGATTTGCCACAACCGGACTATCATTTGAATATTCATAGCCTCAATCACGGGGCAATGACAGGTAGAATGATGGAAAAAATAGAGGAGTTATTATTACAAAACAGACCTAATTGGATATGTGTTTATGGCGATACTAACTCTACGCTAGCAGGTGCATTAGTAGCTGCAAAATTATATATTCCCTTAGCTCATATTGAAGCTGGACTACGCAGTTTTAATCGAGAAATGCCAGAAGAAGTAAATCGTGTGGTGACAGATCATCTGGCACAACTATTATTTGCACCAACTCCTCTTGCTATAGAATGTCTACAAAAAGAAGGAATTGTCCAAGGTATCCATTTAGTCGGAGATGTGATGATGGATGCCATTTTGACTTTTAAATTAAAAGCCAACAATTCTTCTAATATTCTCAGTAAATACCAGTTAAATCCGCAGACATTTTATTTAGCAACTATCCATCGTCCCAGTAATACAGATAATCGCGATCGCCTCAGTTCTATTCTCAAAAGTTTGACAGAACTAGATTTACCTGTGGTATTTCCCATCCATCCACGAACACAGGCACAAGTTCAGAAACAGGGATTAGATTTTTATCTTGAAAGTAGCAAAATTTTAGCAATACCACCAGTCAGTTATCTAGATATGTTGGTGCTGGAAAGTAACTGTCAAGGTTTAATCACAGATTCTGGTGGTATGCAAAAAGAAGCCTATATCTTGGGTCGTCCTTGTTTTACCATGCGTAATGAGACTGAATGGAAAGAGACAGTAGAAGCTGGTTGGAACAAACTTGTGCAACCAGAGACTTTAAAAGAAGCGATCGCCAACTTTATTCCACCATCCCAATCACCTCTGTTTTATGGTGAAGGTAATGCTGCAACTAAAATTACAGAAGTTCTCCTCAATGAGAGAAACTAA
- a CDS encoding glycosyltransferase family 4 protein: protein MKLCWLIPGDRGGGIAPVALSCCQQAARAGYETTLLMLVPPTWITGDNFRVASLELYGYAPETPQVLLQWLKENPQDVLFFNACGEFEVIIPYLPPNVKCVFVVHDTAPGYWRKALEEEDNLEAIIAVSETVASKFRQQLKQTNKLSVIHNGTVFPEKPDANLIRQDELIFLGGENPTKGAFDALNLWKQLMKLRFAGKLHWFGNVTPEFKARIEQLPNSELIHVYGYVQRDLIFSTAASAKVLLMLSRVEPFGMSTIEAMSMGCVPVAWDIDTGTKEIAKANQTGLFAPLGDLQALAKQVLYACENYSTFNAAVIEQARSNFNEAVMWQGYETLIHHISTMQLIERSKKGQQPTPFQPPVHRFQLLPPRLRSAIRRLIGRSPNLGYWLRDMRGW, encoded by the coding sequence ATGAAACTTTGTTGGCTAATTCCTGGCGATCGCGGTGGAGGAATTGCACCTGTTGCTTTGTCTTGTTGTCAGCAAGCTGCTAGGGCTGGATATGAAACAACATTGCTCATGCTTGTTCCACCCACTTGGATCACTGGTGATAATTTCCGAGTAGCTTCTTTAGAATTGTACGGCTATGCCCCAGAAACACCACAAGTCTTGCTGCAATGGCTTAAGGAGAATCCACAAGATGTATTATTTTTTAATGCTTGTGGAGAATTTGAGGTAATTATTCCCTACTTACCCCCAAACGTCAAATGCGTTTTCGTCGTCCACGACACTGCTCCTGGATATTGGCGTAAAGCCCTAGAAGAAGAAGACAATTTAGAGGCAATCATTGCTGTATCCGAAACTGTAGCTAGTAAATTTCGCCAGCAATTAAAACAAACTAACAAGTTGTCAGTCATTCATAACGGCACAGTCTTTCCAGAAAAACCTGATGCAAATCTTATACGGCAAGATGAACTGATATTTCTAGGTGGTGAAAATCCAACCAAAGGGGCTTTTGATGCCCTCAATTTGTGGAAACAACTGATGAAGTTGAGATTTGCAGGTAAGTTGCACTGGTTTGGTAATGTCACACCAGAATTTAAAGCTAGGATTGAACAATTGCCTAATTCAGAACTGATTCATGTTTATGGTTATGTGCAACGTGACCTCATTTTTTCTACAGCAGCATCAGCAAAGGTTTTGCTGATGCTGAGTCGTGTTGAGCCGTTTGGCATGTCTACGATTGAAGCGATGAGTATGGGATGTGTGCCAGTTGCTTGGGATATTGACACTGGCACAAAAGAAATTGCTAAGGCTAATCAAACAGGATTGTTCGCACCATTAGGCGATTTGCAAGCCCTAGCCAAACAAGTACTATACGCTTGTGAAAATTATTCAACTTTTAATGCAGCCGTAATTGAACAAGCACGATCCAATTTTAATGAAGCAGTCATGTGGCAAGGCTATGAAACCCTTATTCACCACATCTCTACTATGCAGCTAATTGAAAGGAGTAAAAAAGGTCAGCAACCGACTCCTTTCCAACCCCCTGTACATCGTTTTCAGCTCTTACCTCCGCGTCTGCGTTCCGCAATTAGAAGATTGATTGGGCGATCGCCTAATCTTGGCTACTGGCTGCGGGATATGCGTGGATGGTAG
- a CDS encoding N,N-dimethylformamidase beta subunit family domain-containing protein: MANQTIFTNQTPSNPDISDGVGYELGMKFQSNKAGQITAIRYWKAASETGNHVGNIWAVTGGSPLATVTFANETGSGWQEQAFSTPLDIQPNTVYIVSVNCNSHFAVTNNGLASSITNGNLSSVADNANGVFGAVGTFPNNSYQNSNYFRDIVFAPVIIPTITKVSGDNQTGTAGTALANALVVKVDDGNGNPQSGVTVNFTVSSGGGSVSPTSAVTNANGEASTVLTLGAPPNGALIPITNTVNATASGVGTVTFTATGNPPGVNIYTVFTNQTPDSPNVTDNTSYELGMKFSSTKGGQISAIRYWKAASETGTHVGKIWTADGQSLATVTFENETASGWQQQVLSTPVNIDPNTTYVVSVNANAYFPISYDVLANSIVNGVISSVADGNNGVYGTVGSFPTNSYRNSNYFRDVVLAVGSTVNKVSGDNQTGSVGTTLPDPLVVRVEDPDGNPLSGVTVNFAVTSGGGSVSPTSAVTNSSGQASTVLTLGSIPSGPNNAVIVRATAVGIGTTNFQAKATPTNPNPIYIENAKPGTTNWQIPNSNYAQDEISGYATATSVNKGESLPIKVSLAQAGSFKVEVYRLGYYGGLGGRLISSSDAISGNTQDPCTLDSNTGRVQCNWSTSYTIAVGSDWTTGLYIAKLIDQTSNKQSAIWFVVRDDSSNADIVFQSSFTTFQAYNAMGQYSLYAWNSLNGQKAVKVSFDRPFIQTTSNGAWYYDMMTRFERHMVRWLESQSYNISYVTNLDVQGNVQRLRQHKVFLSVGHDEYWSTQERDTIEQARDGSPKVNLGFFTANAAYWCIRFEDSNRTMVCYKDNSDPVSPTNKFRLINRPENALLGVMYTGDDVSTYNTFNFNNPTYSGYDFVVSNSSDPYYANTGLSNGDKLTSLVGFEWDAVINNGATPSGLVVLSQSVVSPQSTDQDLPAGTNYNVSNAVRYTAASGAKVFSTGSIHWMFGLDNGGNSPSLVDPRAKQIAVNVLADLGAKPQTPDPNVIVP; encoded by the coding sequence ATGGCTAATCAAACTATTTTTACAAATCAGACACCTAGTAATCCAGATATTAGCGATGGTGTGGGCTATGAACTAGGAATGAAATTCCAAAGTAATAAAGCTGGTCAAATTACTGCAATTCGGTATTGGAAAGCAGCCAGTGAAACAGGTAATCATGTCGGCAATATTTGGGCAGTAACAGGTGGTAGCCCATTGGCGACTGTTACTTTTGCCAACGAAACAGGTTCGGGTTGGCAAGAACAAGCCTTCAGTACTCCCTTAGATATTCAACCCAACACAGTATACATAGTTTCGGTTAACTGTAACAGTCATTTTGCTGTCACCAATAATGGCTTAGCATCTTCAATTACAAATGGAAATCTCAGTTCAGTTGCTGATAACGCTAATGGTGTTTTCGGTGCTGTGGGTACTTTCCCAAATAACTCCTACCAGAACAGCAACTACTTCCGTGATATAGTCTTTGCCCCTGTAATTATTCCTACGATTACTAAGGTTAGTGGTGACAATCAAACTGGCACAGCAGGAACAGCCTTAGCAAATGCGTTGGTAGTAAAAGTCGATGATGGTAATGGTAATCCTCAATCAGGAGTTACGGTTAACTTTACTGTTAGTAGTGGCGGTGGCTCGGTTTCGCCTACCAGTGCTGTTACCAATGCCAATGGAGAGGCTAGTACTGTGCTGACTTTGGGAGCGCCACCCAATGGTGCGCTTATCCCCATCACCAATACTGTAAATGCAACTGCATCAGGTGTTGGTACAGTTACTTTTACTGCCACTGGTAATCCACCAGGAGTTAATATTTATACTGTTTTTACCAATCAAACACCTGATAGTCCAAATGTCACGGATAATACTTCTTATGAATTAGGTATGAAGTTTAGTAGTACCAAGGGTGGTCAAATTAGTGCTATTCGCTACTGGAAAGCGGCCAGTGAAACAGGAACCCATGTAGGCAAAATCTGGACAGCAGATGGTCAGTCGTTAGCAACAGTTACTTTTGAAAATGAGACTGCTTCCGGTTGGCAACAGCAGGTGCTGAGTACACCAGTTAATATTGACCCAAATACGACCTATGTAGTTTCCGTCAACGCCAATGCATACTTTCCCATCTCTTACGATGTCCTAGCAAACTCTATTGTTAACGGGGTAATTAGCTCAGTTGCTGACGGCAATAACGGCGTTTATGGCACTGTAGGCTCTTTCCCAACTAATTCCTACCGTAATAGCAACTATTTTCGTGATGTGGTCTTAGCGGTTGGTAGTACAGTTAATAAGGTCAGTGGCGATAACCAGACTGGTTCTGTAGGAACTACTTTACCCGATCCTTTAGTGGTGCGAGTCGAAGATCCGGATGGTAATCCTCTTTCAGGAGTAACGGTTAACTTTGCTGTTACCAGTGGCGGTGGTTCAGTTTCGCCTACTAGTGCTGTCACAAATAGTAGTGGTCAAGCTAGCACGGTCCTGACTTTGGGGTCAATACCTAGTGGTCCAAATAATGCAGTGATTGTTAGGGCTACGGCAGTCGGTATCGGTACTACTAACTTCCAAGCCAAAGCAACACCTACAAATCCCAATCCTATTTATATAGAGAATGCCAAACCAGGAACTACTAATTGGCAGATACCTAACTCTAACTACGCTCAAGATGAAATTTCGGGTTATGCCACAGCTACTAGTGTTAATAAGGGTGAATCGCTACCAATTAAAGTATCCTTAGCCCAAGCTGGTAGTTTCAAAGTAGAAGTGTATCGTTTGGGATACTACGGTGGTTTGGGTGGTAGGTTGATATCAAGTAGTGATGCTATCAGTGGTAACACCCAAGATCCATGTACTTTAGACTCTAATACTGGCCGAGTTCAGTGTAACTGGTCTACTTCTTATACCATTGCTGTTGGTTCTGATTGGACTACTGGGTTGTACATTGCTAAGTTAATTGACCAAACAAGCAATAAGCAATCAGCGATCTGGTTTGTAGTGCGTGATGATAGCAGTAATGCTGACATCGTATTTCAAAGTAGTTTTACTACTTTCCAAGCTTATAACGCGATGGGTCAATATAGCTTATACGCTTGGAATAGTCTAAATGGGCAGAAGGCTGTGAAGGTATCCTTTGACCGACCCTTTATTCAAACAACTAGTAACGGCGCGTGGTATTACGACATGATGACTCGTTTTGAACGTCATATGGTGCGCTGGCTAGAATCTCAAAGCTACAATATCTCTTACGTGACTAACTTGGATGTACAAGGTAACGTACAGAGGTTACGGCAGCACAAGGTATTTCTATCAGTAGGTCACGACGAATACTGGTCAACACAAGAAAGGGATACCATTGAACAAGCACGGGATGGTAGTCCGAAGGTAAATTTAGGATTTTTCACTGCTAATGCCGCTTATTGGTGTATACGCTTTGAAGACTCTAACCGGACTATGGTTTGCTACAAAGATAATTCTGATCCCGTATCACCTACAAATAAATTCCGGTTAATAAACCGTCCAGAAAATGCTTTGTTGGGTGTCATGTACACTGGCGATGATGTTTCTACATACAATACTTTTAACTTCAATAATCCTACTTACTCTGGATATGATTTTGTAGTTAGCAATAGCAGCGACCCTTATTATGCTAATACTGGGCTGAGTAACGGTGATAAGTTGACCAGTCTGGTGGGTTTTGAGTGGGATGCAGTGATAAATAATGGTGCAACACCAAGCGGATTAGTAGTACTGTCTCAGTCGGTGGTGAGTCCACAGTCAACTGACCAAGATTTACCAGCTGGTACTAATTACAACGTCTCAAATGCAGTCCGCTACACTGCTGCTAGCGGGGCAAAAGTATTTTCTACCGGATCTATTCATTGGATGTTCGGTTTAGATAATGGCGGTAACAGTCCTAGTCTTGTAGATCCTCGTGCTAAGCAGATAGCTGTCAATGTATTGGCAGACTTAGGTGCTAAACCCCAAACTCCAGATCCAAACGTCATTGTGCCTTAA
- a CDS encoding ABC transporter ATP-binding protein — translation MLKNKVINAAYEFIKPHKWLATKALILSVLVYVLEVTSTALVLPLTQVLGNNQVNTHTQSSGLLNSLVNLYTNIPESWQLLSVVLSLFFITIIKNLSSYFSHININDFMLRSGTILRQKCVERFLELELPFYTRTGLGELLSYVNEQAQRSEQFFSRWLELLREIVAVTLLLCFLIILSPALTIVTVVSLTLVALSLRAVIAGIRVYGRRSADAIENFSTLMTEIISGIRVVKSFNAELRELHQTKQALQERYKAELTAFRFYSAVAPVTETVGISVLLIILITGVSLFSNAGNVTLPILLTYTLTLLRTLPRVNHLNGLRSEISLLQGSFEAVQEFLSSTANSELPDGQQHYQGLQSELVLENLTFTFPNNSEPTLCNINFTVKKGTTTAIVGPSGSGKSTLVDLVMRFYDPESGNIRIDGIDLRNLQIGSWRRAIAMVSQDTFLFNASIKENIAYGRPDATESEIIIAAKKAYAYEFIQDLPQGFDTIVGNRGTRLSGGQRQRIAIARAILCDPDILILDEATSALDSKSERIVQQAIEEVSRDRTVIVIAHRLSTIEKAHKIVVLQDGKLVEQGTHQELLVNRGTYYSLYQSQSFSDNSIIKTS, via the coding sequence ATGCTTAAAAATAAAGTAATCAATGCTGCCTATGAATTTATTAAGCCTCATAAATGGCTAGCTACTAAAGCTCTAATATTATCGGTTTTAGTATATGTATTAGAAGTCACTAGCACAGCGTTGGTACTACCTTTAACTCAAGTATTAGGTAACAATCAGGTAAATACACATACTCAATCATCTGGACTACTCAATAGTTTAGTTAATTTATATACAAATATTCCAGAATCATGGCAACTGCTATCTGTCGTTTTAAGTTTATTTTTTATAACGATAATTAAAAATCTTAGCTCTTACTTCTCACATATCAATATCAATGATTTCATGTTGAGGAGCGGTACTATACTTAGACAGAAATGTGTTGAACGTTTCTTGGAGTTAGAGCTTCCTTTCTATACACGTACAGGTTTAGGAGAACTTCTCAGCTATGTAAATGAACAGGCTCAACGCAGTGAGCAATTTTTTTCTCGATGGCTTGAATTATTACGAGAGATAGTAGCAGTCACTTTACTTTTATGTTTTTTGATTATACTATCTCCAGCTTTAACAATCGTTACTGTTGTCAGTTTGACTTTAGTTGCTCTATCTCTACGAGCAGTGATTGCTGGGATTCGGGTTTATGGTCGCCGATCAGCTGATGCGATTGAAAATTTTTCTACTTTGATGACTGAGATTATTAGTGGTATTCGAGTCGTCAAATCATTTAATGCAGAATTAAGGGAACTACATCAAACCAAGCAAGCACTACAAGAACGTTATAAAGCAGAGTTAACAGCATTTAGATTCTATTCAGCTGTCGCACCTGTGACAGAAACAGTCGGAATTTCGGTTTTATTAATTATTTTGATTACAGGAGTAAGTCTGTTTTCTAATGCTGGAAATGTAACTTTACCTATTTTGCTGACTTACACTTTGACATTATTACGAACCTTGCCAAGGGTAAATCATCTAAATGGTTTACGTTCAGAAATCTCCTTACTACAAGGAAGTTTTGAGGCCGTTCAGGAATTTTTGTCTAGTACAGCTAATTCTGAGTTACCAGATGGCCAGCAGCACTATCAAGGTTTGCAGTCAGAGTTAGTATTAGAAAACCTGACTTTTACTTTTCCGAACAACTCGGAACCAACATTGTGTAATATCAACTTTACAGTTAAGAAAGGAACAACGACCGCAATTGTTGGACCATCTGGAAGTGGTAAATCTACATTAGTAGACTTAGTAATGCGTTTTTATGACCCTGAGAGTGGGAATATTCGCATCGATGGAATCGATTTGAGAAACTTACAGATTGGTTCTTGGCGAAGAGCGATCGCGATGGTCAGTCAAGATACGTTTTTATTTAATGCTTCCATCAAAGAGAATATCGCTTATGGTCGCCCAGATGCAACCGAATCTGAGATCATCATAGCTGCTAAAAAAGCCTATGCCTATGAATTTATTCAAGATTTACCACAAGGCTTTGACACAATAGTTGGCAATAGAGGAACTAGACTTTCTGGTGGTCAACGACAGAGAATAGCGATCGCCAGAGCAATATTGTGCGACCCCGATATTCTGATTTTAGATGAGGCAACCAGTGCTTTAGATTCTAAATCAGAAAGAATAGTGCAACAAGCAATAGAAGAAGTCAGCCGCGATCGCACTGTCATTGTCATTGCTCATCGTCTTTCTACGATTGAGAAAGCTCATAAAATAGTAGTGCTTCAAGATGGCAAATTAGTAGAGCAGGGTACGCATCAAGAGCTATTAGTGAATCGAGGGACGTATTACTCGCTCTACCAATCTCAATCATTTTCAGATAATTCAATCATTAAAACTAGTTAG